Genomic segment of Pseudothermotoga hypogea DSM 11164 = NBRC 106472:
TGCCGCTGGGTCATGTCGGTCTGATCATGGCCCTGGCGCAGTTGATGACAGCTCTGGGAAGTTTCAGCAGTGGTGCTCTGCAAAAAAGATTCGGTACGCTCAGAGTTCTCTTGACATGTCATACAGTTGTGGTACCTCTCATGCTTTCACTCTCGTTCACGAGAAATCTGATAGCCTTCACCAGTCTTTACGTTGTGAGGTTCATGTTGATGAACATGGTGAACCCATCCCTTACGGTGCTGGTGTTCAGCAACCTGCCTGAACAGTTGATCATGTCAGCCAACGGATTCGGCAATCTGTTGAACAGTTCTTCGCGTGCATTGGCGGCTTATCTGTACGGCTGGATCGTTGAAGGCCCAAAGGATTACACCAGACTCCTGTTGATCAGTACGTTGTTCTATGGGTTGAACGCATTGCTGACTTGGTGGTTCAAGAAACGTCTTGAAAAGTTGGTATCATAGAACTGAGGTGTGACGTGTGAAACATGTTCTGATCGTGCTGCTGTTTTTTTCACAGATGGTCCTTCCTGCAAGTTTGTTTGTTGTTAAGGAAGGAACGATCGAGCTCTACGATGTCTCTGTTCCACTCATACCGGTCAAATCGGGATCGATCGATGTTTCAAACGCTGTGAAAATCTTGTCCAGTGACAGTCTTGTCTACGTCCTGGGAACGATGAGAATCGAGGCCTTCGATCTGAACTTACGACCAGTCAGCAAGATCGAGCTGAACCGCAGGATCATTGACGCCGTTCTTTTGGAGGACCTCTACGTTGTACATGACTATTCAATCAGTGTGTTTGACAGGAATTTGAACCTCAAGGCTTCCTACACGTTGAACGAGAGGTTGGACAGAATAAGTGCTTATTCGAATCTCTTGATTGCGCTTTCTGGTGGAAGAATCATCGCATTCGACCGAAATCTCAAGCGATTCTGGGAGATCTCGGCGCCGAGTTCCATCATCAGCGCACAGGTTGTCGGAAGCTATCTGATGTTTTCGACGAACAAAGAATTCTACATCATGAACATTTCTCAAGGCATACCCGTGCTCGAATCGAAGCACAAATTCGCTCTGAACTTTCAGCAGATCCTCTCTGTGAGAAACAATCTCGTCGCGTTGTTGGATGATAAATCCATCCTGATGCTCTCGAGGGCAGATCTGTCCGTCATCGACAGATTGAACATTTCGGCAGTTTCGATCACCAGCTACAAAGATTATCTCTATGTTGTCACCGACAAAGGTACAATTGTAGTTGCAAGCGTGCTTCCAAGCTCAATCAAGCTTTTCCAGACCATCGCAACGAACGTGAAGTGGGCAGGTATGAGCGAGACGGGTTTGCTGAAGACAACTACCGTGGCTGAAGTTCAAACAACCACCGAAACGACAAGCTATCAAGAGAAACACGAAGAAGAGAAACTTTTGAGTTTCCTCGGGGATGTGAAGCTACCACAAAAAGTGAGTACGACCCTGGCGATCGGCAGGGAGCTCTATTTGTCTACTCTGGATGGCAACTTACTCAGAGTGGATCCGAATAGCCTCAAGGTTTATCCAACGAAGGTGGCGTTCATACTCACTGCGGATCCAGTTGTCATGGATGATGGGTCCATCGTACTGGGTTCCTGGGACAAAAACATCTGTGTGGTCACTGACAGAATAGCCAAAATGGGCACCGATTCGTCCATCTCTTTGGCTGTGGCAAAAACTCCGTACGGTTTTGTCGCCGTCGACGACGATGGAACCTTGTACATATTTGACTCAAGAAGGAGTGGAGACCCGATCAAAGTACGTCTAACAGGTTGGTTCGTGTGTCCACCCGCGGTACATGAAGATTACGGAATATTCGTCCTGGATTGGCTTGGGATACTGCACCTTGTGGACTTTTCTGGAAAAGGGATCTGGTCATCCATCACAGAATCGACAAAGTCGGCAGAGATCGTCGTGACAAGCGAACTGATCTTTGTAGTCACTCAAAGATCAGTTTGGTGCCTGCAGATCAAAGACGGAAAGACAAGATGGACAGAACATTTCGAAAACGCAGAATTGCTGCAGGCAGTCAGTGATGGTGAAACTCTGTATCTCTGTGACGCTGTCGGGAACGTTTATGCGCTGGATTTCTCGGGCAGGACGATCTGGATGAGGGAAAATCTTTCCGCAAGAACGATTCTGTCGACGCAAACAGGTCTAATCGCCGCCGGTGAAAAGTTGTATCTGCTCTCGTCGAAAGATGGTTCGATCCTTTTGGAGGAGTCTTTACCAGTTTCGACAACGGGCAAGATGAAGTTGTCTGACTCGGGTTTGTTGACCCTGATGGCAGAAGATAGAATACTCCTCTACAAGTTGAAGAGTTCACCCACAGCAGGTTGGCCGATGTACCTCAGAGATGCTATGAACTCAAGCCTTTTCCGAAAATGATCTGAACAAGTTCGAAAAGATCTTCGCAAGTGCGTACACGACTACGAGGAACTCAAGCCTTCCCATGAACATCCCGATTGTCAGCGTCCACATCGCACCGAGTGGCATGGTCGATGATGTGATTCCACACGAAAGTCCTACACCGGCCAATGCGGAGGCGAACTCGAACATGGCCTCTTCCAAAGTGTAACCAAAGAGAGTGAGGATGATCGTTCCCAGAGCATGGGAAATAACGTAAACTGCGCTCGTTAGAAACGCTTCCTTGATCAGTTGTGGATCGAGATACTTTTTTGTAGAACCCTTCCAGATCTCAACGTAGACAACGGAACTCTTGGGTAACAGAAACCTTCTGAGTGAGATCTTGAACGCCTTGATGAGCACGGAGAGCCTGTACTGCTTTATGCCACCGGACGTCGAATCCATGCAACCTCCAAGTAGCATCAGGACTATCAGTACAAAGAGCCCTGTCGGGAAAAACAACCACGATGTGAGATCAACGGTCGAAAAACCAGTCCCGGTGAGAGCAGAAATTATCTGAAAGAGGGAGTGTCTGAGGGCGTCCGCCGGCGTTGAAAAAACTTTACCAACGCCCGCGAGAGATACGCACACTGTGCCCAAAAAGATGAGCACCAACATTTGTTTGGGTTCACTGTTCTTCTTCAAAGCGTGCCAATCTCTGCTCCAGAAGGTGTGGTGAATCCCAAACCCCATAGATCCGAGGAACATGAGAAACATCAGTATCAACTCGACCGACAATTTGTTGAAGGATGC
This window contains:
- a CDS encoding outer membrane protein assembly factor BamB family protein, producing the protein MKHVLIVLLFFSQMVLPASLFVVKEGTIELYDVSVPLIPVKSGSIDVSNAVKILSSDSLVYVLGTMRIEAFDLNLRPVSKIELNRRIIDAVLLEDLYVVHDYSISVFDRNLNLKASYTLNERLDRISAYSNLLIALSGGRIIAFDRNLKRFWEISAPSSIISAQVVGSYLMFSTNKEFYIMNISQGIPVLESKHKFALNFQQILSVRNNLVALLDDKSILMLSRADLSVIDRLNISAVSITSYKDYLYVVTDKGTIVVASVLPSSIKLFQTIATNVKWAGMSETGLLKTTTVAEVQTTTETTSYQEKHEEEKLLSFLGDVKLPQKVSTTLAIGRELYLSTLDGNLLRVDPNSLKVYPTKVAFILTADPVVMDDGSIVLGSWDKNICVVTDRIAKMGTDSSISLAVAKTPYGFVAVDDDGTLYIFDSRRSGDPIKVRLTGWFVCPPAVHEDYGIFVLDWLGILHLVDFSGKGIWSSITESTKSAEIVVTSELIFVVTQRSVWCLQIKDGKTRWTEHFENAELLQAVSDGETLYLCDAVGNVYALDFSGRTIWMRENLSARTILSTQTGLIAAGEKLYLLSSKDGSILLEESLPVSTTGKMKLSDSGLLTLMAEDRILLYKLKSSPTAGWPMYLRDAMNSSLFRK
- a CDS encoding TrkH family potassium uptake protein; the encoded protein is MLLVPLVWIFEETSVTHCLISFVLPSLISLTIGLIVSRLSKAEKEEVITVKEGAVIVTFSWASAVVISALPYIIYGLLNFSQAIFEATSGWTTTGLTMFQDVEGLPKPILFWRSFTQYLGGAGFAVIMMSTIIGPTGLGFYQAEGRVDNIAPNIRHSTRLIVTYYLLYALFGTIALKFAGLSFFDALNHSFTALATGGFSTKNNSIASFNKLSVELILMFLMFLGSMGFGIHHTFWSRDWHALKKNSEPKQMLVLIFLGTVCVSLAGVGKVFSTPADALRHSLFQIISALTGTGFSTVDLTSWLFFPTGLFVLIVLMLLGGCMDSTSGGIKQYRLSVLIKAFKISLRRFLLPKSSVVYVEIWKGSTKKYLDPQLIKEAFLTSAVYVISHALGTIILTLFGYTLEEAMFEFASALAGVGLSCGITSSTMPLGAMWTLTIGMFMGRLEFLVVVYALAKIFSNLFRSFSEKA